The following proteins come from a genomic window of Platichthys flesus chromosome 1, fPlaFle2.1, whole genome shotgun sequence:
- the cbfa2t3 gene encoding protein CBFA2T3 isoform X2 → MSAEINLERQKRADLRSGTSASAFAPHVPTVTLISHRELKHRHAGRRLQPGSLDPNPAASSHYRCSEGSRVQKVGTMPDSPADVKTQPRSTPPTMPPPPPAVSQATNRSASFTPTTSKSMLNGSSHSPTSLNGAPSTPNGFSNGPAMSSTASLSNQQLPPACGARQLCKLKRFLTTLQQFGNDISPEIGERVRSLVLGLVNSTLTIEEFHSKLHEATNFPLRPFVIPFLKANLPLLQRELLHCARLAKQTPAQYLAQHEQLLLDANASSPLDSSEIMLEMNEHGKRRTPDRTKDSSERDGMHPEHLAKRPCTISPSQRFSPSTGLPAHPPPNGLPSHPPNGLPHPPNPQMGPQHYRLEDMALAHQYRDAYRHNEHRDARDRHRQTAVHGARQEEVIDHRLTDREWAEEWKHLDNLLNCIMDMVEKTRRSLTVLRRCQEADREEMNHWIRRYSDVEEMKKEIHRDFLHRPPSGYLPEEIWRKAGTTSIPLSPALKHLQNKQEEAVNEVKRQAMSELQKAVSDAERKAHEMISAERSKMERALAEAKRQASEDAITVINQQEDSSESCWNCGRKASETCSGCNTARYCGSFCQHKDWEKHHHVCGQGLQGLPGGSSVPLGTPSSGSSASSGAPPTHSVGTPPGPLSLAGQSSIAGGAGSGGGSVSASPKESSSSSASRSTTPATPALLEATSR, encoded by the exons GTAGCAGAGTGCAGAAGGTTGGAACAATGCCAGATTCACCTGCGGATGTGAAAACCCAGCCCAGGTCCACCCCACCCACCATGCCTCCACCACCCCCGGCTGTCAGCCAAGCAACCAATCGCAGCGCTTCGTTCACCCCCACCACCAGTAAATCAA TGCTGAACGGAAGCAGCCACTCTCCCACATCGCTGAATGGTGCTCCGTCCACGCCCAACGGCTTCAGCAACGGGCCGGCCATGTCCTCCACGGCCTCGCTGTCCAACCAGCAGCTCCCGCCGGCCTGCGGCGCCCGGCAGCTCTGCAAGCTGAAGCGCTTCCTCACCACGCTGCAGCAGTTTGGCAACGACATATCGCCCGAGATCGGAGAGAGAGTGCGCAGCCTGGTGTTGGGACTGGTG AACTCAACCCTCACCATCGAAGAGTTTCACTCCAAACTCCACGAGGCCACCAACTTTCCTCTGAGGCCATTCGTCATTCCCTTCCTGAAG GCAAACCTGcccctgctgcagagagagtTGCTCCACTGTGCCAGGTTAGCCAAGCAGACTCCAGCCCAGTATCTGGCCCAGCACGAGCAGCTTCTCCTGGACGCCAATGCCAGCTCGCCGCTCGACTCCTCCGAGATCATGCTGGAGATGAACGAACACGGCAAGAGGAGGACCCCCGACAG gACCAAAGACAGCTCAGAGAGGGACGGCATGCACCCAGAGCACCTCGCTAAGAGGCCCTGCACCATCAGCCCCAGCCAACGCTTCAGCCCCAGCACGGGCCTTCCTGCTCACCCGCCTCCCAACGGCCTCCCCTCGCACCCTCCCAATGGCCTGCCCCACCCGCCCAACCCCCAAATGGGACCCCAGCACTACCGCCTAGAAGACATGGCCCTGGCGCACCAGTACAGAGACGCCTACAGACACAACGAGCACCGCGACGCTCGAGACAGGCATCGGCAGACAG CAGTGCACGGCGCTCGCCAAGAGGAGGTGATCGACCACCgcctgacagacagagagtgggcAGAGGAATGGAAGCACCTTGATAAT CTCCTGAACTGCATCATGGACATGGTGGAGAAGACGCGCCGCTCGCTGACGGTGCTGCGCCGCTGCCAGGAGGCCGACCGGGAGGAGATGAACCACTGGATTCGGCGGTACAGCGACGTGGAGGAGATGAAAAAAG agatcCACCGAGACTTCTTACACAGGCCTCCCTCAGGATACCTGCCAGAGGAAATCTGGAGGAAAGCCG GAACTACAAGCATCCCGCTCTCCCCAGCACTAAAGCACCTCCAAAACAAGCAGG AGGAGGCCGTGAATGAGGTGAAGCGACAGGCGATGTCAGAGCTGCAGAAAGCGGTGTCGGACGCCGAGAGGAAGGCTCATGAGATGATTTCAGCCGAGCGCTCTAAAATGGAGAGGGCGCTGGCCGAGGCCAAGAGGCAAGCCTCCGAGGATGCAATCACAGTCATCAACCAACAGGAGGACTCCAGTGAA AGCTGCTGGAACTGCGGGAGAAAAGCCAGTGAGACGTGCAGCGGCTGCAACACGGCTCGCTACTGCGGCTCCTTCTGCCAACACAAAGACTGGGAGAAGCACCACCACGTCTGCGGTCAAGGCCTGCAGGGGCTGCCAGGGGGCAGCAGCGTCCCCCTCGGCACTCCCTCCTCCGGCTCCTCGGCATCCTCCGGtgcaccccccacccactcGGTGGGCACCCCGCCAGGACCCCTGTCCCTGGCCGGCCAGAGCAGCATTGCGGGAGGGGCgggcagcggcggcggcagcgtCTCTGCCAGCCCCAAGGAGAGCAGTTCCAGCAGTGCCTCTCGCTCCACAACTCCAGCCACCCCCGCCCTCCTGGAGGCCACCTCTCGCTGA
- the cbfa2t3 gene encoding protein CBFA2T3 isoform X1, with amino-acid sequence MSAEINLERQKRADLRSGTSASAFAPHVPTVTLISHRELKHRHAGRRLQPGSLDPNPAASSHYRCSEGSRVQKVGTMPDSPADVKTQPRSTPPTMPPPPPAVSQATNRSASFTPTTSKSMLNGSSHSPTSLNGAPSTPNGFSNGPAMSSTASLSNQQLPPACGARQLCKLKRFLTTLQQFGNDISPEIGERVRSLVLGLVNSTLTIEEFHSKLHEATNFPLRPFVIPFLKANLPLLQRELLHCARLAKQTPAQYLAQHEQLLLDANASSPLDSSEIMLEMNEHGKRRTPDRTKDSSERDGMHPEHLAKRPCTISPSQRFSPSTGLPAHPPPNGLPSHPPNGLPHPPNPQMGPQHYRLEDMALAHQYRDAYRHNEHRDARDRHRQTAVHGARQEEVIDHRLTDREWAEEWKHLDNLLNCIMDMVEKTRRSLTVLRRCQEADREEMNHWIRRYSDVEEMKKGGSNGQHCLPPPPLPPPPPHHNSSSNTASGSEPLPIGTPSAVERQTGRQTEIHRDFLHRPPSGYLPEEIWRKAGTTSIPLSPALKHLQNKQEEAVNEVKRQAMSELQKAVSDAERKAHEMISAERSKMERALAEAKRQASEDAITVINQQEDSSESCWNCGRKASETCSGCNTARYCGSFCQHKDWEKHHHVCGQGLQGLPGGSSVPLGTPSSGSSASSGAPPTHSVGTPPGPLSLAGQSSIAGGAGSGGGSVSASPKESSSSSASRSTTPATPALLEATSR; translated from the exons GTAGCAGAGTGCAGAAGGTTGGAACAATGCCAGATTCACCTGCGGATGTGAAAACCCAGCCCAGGTCCACCCCACCCACCATGCCTCCACCACCCCCGGCTGTCAGCCAAGCAACCAATCGCAGCGCTTCGTTCACCCCCACCACCAGTAAATCAA TGCTGAACGGAAGCAGCCACTCTCCCACATCGCTGAATGGTGCTCCGTCCACGCCCAACGGCTTCAGCAACGGGCCGGCCATGTCCTCCACGGCCTCGCTGTCCAACCAGCAGCTCCCGCCGGCCTGCGGCGCCCGGCAGCTCTGCAAGCTGAAGCGCTTCCTCACCACGCTGCAGCAGTTTGGCAACGACATATCGCCCGAGATCGGAGAGAGAGTGCGCAGCCTGGTGTTGGGACTGGTG AACTCAACCCTCACCATCGAAGAGTTTCACTCCAAACTCCACGAGGCCACCAACTTTCCTCTGAGGCCATTCGTCATTCCCTTCCTGAAG GCAAACCTGcccctgctgcagagagagtTGCTCCACTGTGCCAGGTTAGCCAAGCAGACTCCAGCCCAGTATCTGGCCCAGCACGAGCAGCTTCTCCTGGACGCCAATGCCAGCTCGCCGCTCGACTCCTCCGAGATCATGCTGGAGATGAACGAACACGGCAAGAGGAGGACCCCCGACAG gACCAAAGACAGCTCAGAGAGGGACGGCATGCACCCAGAGCACCTCGCTAAGAGGCCCTGCACCATCAGCCCCAGCCAACGCTTCAGCCCCAGCACGGGCCTTCCTGCTCACCCGCCTCCCAACGGCCTCCCCTCGCACCCTCCCAATGGCCTGCCCCACCCGCCCAACCCCCAAATGGGACCCCAGCACTACCGCCTAGAAGACATGGCCCTGGCGCACCAGTACAGAGACGCCTACAGACACAACGAGCACCGCGACGCTCGAGACAGGCATCGGCAGACAG CAGTGCACGGCGCTCGCCAAGAGGAGGTGATCGACCACCgcctgacagacagagagtgggcAGAGGAATGGAAGCACCTTGATAAT CTCCTGAACTGCATCATGGACATGGTGGAGAAGACGCGCCGCTCGCTGACGGTGCTGCGCCGCTGCCAGGAGGCCGACCGGGAGGAGATGAACCACTGGATTCGGCGGTACAGCGACGTGGAGGAGATGAAAAAAGGTGGGAGCAACGGACAACactgccttcctcctcctcctcttcctcctcctcctcctcaccacaaCTCCTCCTCCAACACAGCTAGCGGCAGCGAGCCACTGCCCATAGGAACTCCCTCAGCTGTCGAAAGGCAGAcgggcagacagacag agatcCACCGAGACTTCTTACACAGGCCTCCCTCAGGATACCTGCCAGAGGAAATCTGGAGGAAAGCCG GAACTACAAGCATCCCGCTCTCCCCAGCACTAAAGCACCTCCAAAACAAGCAGG AGGAGGCCGTGAATGAGGTGAAGCGACAGGCGATGTCAGAGCTGCAGAAAGCGGTGTCGGACGCCGAGAGGAAGGCTCATGAGATGATTTCAGCCGAGCGCTCTAAAATGGAGAGGGCGCTGGCCGAGGCCAAGAGGCAAGCCTCCGAGGATGCAATCACAGTCATCAACCAACAGGAGGACTCCAGTGAA AGCTGCTGGAACTGCGGGAGAAAAGCCAGTGAGACGTGCAGCGGCTGCAACACGGCTCGCTACTGCGGCTCCTTCTGCCAACACAAAGACTGGGAGAAGCACCACCACGTCTGCGGTCAAGGCCTGCAGGGGCTGCCAGGGGGCAGCAGCGTCCCCCTCGGCACTCCCTCCTCCGGCTCCTCGGCATCCTCCGGtgcaccccccacccactcGGTGGGCACCCCGCCAGGACCCCTGTCCCTGGCCGGCCAGAGCAGCATTGCGGGAGGGGCgggcagcggcggcggcagcgtCTCTGCCAGCCCCAAGGAGAGCAGTTCCAGCAGTGCCTCTCGCTCCACAACTCCAGCCACCCCCGCCCTCCTGGAGGCCACCTCTCGCTGA
- the cbfa2t3 gene encoding protein CBFA2T3 isoform X3, translating to MPDSPADVKTQPRSTPPTMPPPPPAVSQATNRSASFTPTTSKSMLNGSSHSPTSLNGAPSTPNGFSNGPAMSSTASLSNQQLPPACGARQLCKLKRFLTTLQQFGNDISPEIGERVRSLVLGLVNSTLTIEEFHSKLHEATNFPLRPFVIPFLKANLPLLQRELLHCARLAKQTPAQYLAQHEQLLLDANASSPLDSSEIMLEMNEHGKRRTPDRTKDSSERDGMHPEHLAKRPCTISPSQRFSPSTGLPAHPPPNGLPSHPPNGLPHPPNPQMGPQHYRLEDMALAHQYRDAYRHNEHRDARDRHRQTAVHGARQEEVIDHRLTDREWAEEWKHLDNLLNCIMDMVEKTRRSLTVLRRCQEADREEMNHWIRRYSDVEEMKKGGSNGQHCLPPPPLPPPPPHHNSSSNTASGSEPLPIGTPSAVERQTGRQTEIHRDFLHRPPSGYLPEEIWRKAGTTSIPLSPALKHLQNKQEEAVNEVKRQAMSELQKAVSDAERKAHEMISAERSKMERALAEAKRQASEDAITVINQQEDSSESCWNCGRKASETCSGCNTARYCGSFCQHKDWEKHHHVCGQGLQGLPGGSSVPLGTPSSGSSASSGAPPTHSVGTPPGPLSLAGQSSIAGGAGSGGGSVSASPKESSSSSASRSTTPATPALLEATSR from the exons ATGCCAGATTCACCTGCGGATGTGAAAACCCAGCCCAGGTCCACCCCACCCACCATGCCTCCACCACCCCCGGCTGTCAGCCAAGCAACCAATCGCAGCGCTTCGTTCACCCCCACCACCAGTAAATCAA TGCTGAACGGAAGCAGCCACTCTCCCACATCGCTGAATGGTGCTCCGTCCACGCCCAACGGCTTCAGCAACGGGCCGGCCATGTCCTCCACGGCCTCGCTGTCCAACCAGCAGCTCCCGCCGGCCTGCGGCGCCCGGCAGCTCTGCAAGCTGAAGCGCTTCCTCACCACGCTGCAGCAGTTTGGCAACGACATATCGCCCGAGATCGGAGAGAGAGTGCGCAGCCTGGTGTTGGGACTGGTG AACTCAACCCTCACCATCGAAGAGTTTCACTCCAAACTCCACGAGGCCACCAACTTTCCTCTGAGGCCATTCGTCATTCCCTTCCTGAAG GCAAACCTGcccctgctgcagagagagtTGCTCCACTGTGCCAGGTTAGCCAAGCAGACTCCAGCCCAGTATCTGGCCCAGCACGAGCAGCTTCTCCTGGACGCCAATGCCAGCTCGCCGCTCGACTCCTCCGAGATCATGCTGGAGATGAACGAACACGGCAAGAGGAGGACCCCCGACAG gACCAAAGACAGCTCAGAGAGGGACGGCATGCACCCAGAGCACCTCGCTAAGAGGCCCTGCACCATCAGCCCCAGCCAACGCTTCAGCCCCAGCACGGGCCTTCCTGCTCACCCGCCTCCCAACGGCCTCCCCTCGCACCCTCCCAATGGCCTGCCCCACCCGCCCAACCCCCAAATGGGACCCCAGCACTACCGCCTAGAAGACATGGCCCTGGCGCACCAGTACAGAGACGCCTACAGACACAACGAGCACCGCGACGCTCGAGACAGGCATCGGCAGACAG CAGTGCACGGCGCTCGCCAAGAGGAGGTGATCGACCACCgcctgacagacagagagtgggcAGAGGAATGGAAGCACCTTGATAAT CTCCTGAACTGCATCATGGACATGGTGGAGAAGACGCGCCGCTCGCTGACGGTGCTGCGCCGCTGCCAGGAGGCCGACCGGGAGGAGATGAACCACTGGATTCGGCGGTACAGCGACGTGGAGGAGATGAAAAAAGGTGGGAGCAACGGACAACactgccttcctcctcctcctcttcctcctcctcctcctcaccacaaCTCCTCCTCCAACACAGCTAGCGGCAGCGAGCCACTGCCCATAGGAACTCCCTCAGCTGTCGAAAGGCAGAcgggcagacagacag agatcCACCGAGACTTCTTACACAGGCCTCCCTCAGGATACCTGCCAGAGGAAATCTGGAGGAAAGCCG GAACTACAAGCATCCCGCTCTCCCCAGCACTAAAGCACCTCCAAAACAAGCAGG AGGAGGCCGTGAATGAGGTGAAGCGACAGGCGATGTCAGAGCTGCAGAAAGCGGTGTCGGACGCCGAGAGGAAGGCTCATGAGATGATTTCAGCCGAGCGCTCTAAAATGGAGAGGGCGCTGGCCGAGGCCAAGAGGCAAGCCTCCGAGGATGCAATCACAGTCATCAACCAACAGGAGGACTCCAGTGAA AGCTGCTGGAACTGCGGGAGAAAAGCCAGTGAGACGTGCAGCGGCTGCAACACGGCTCGCTACTGCGGCTCCTTCTGCCAACACAAAGACTGGGAGAAGCACCACCACGTCTGCGGTCAAGGCCTGCAGGGGCTGCCAGGGGGCAGCAGCGTCCCCCTCGGCACTCCCTCCTCCGGCTCCTCGGCATCCTCCGGtgcaccccccacccactcGGTGGGCACCCCGCCAGGACCCCTGTCCCTGGCCGGCCAGAGCAGCATTGCGGGAGGGGCgggcagcggcggcggcagcgtCTCTGCCAGCCCCAAGGAGAGCAGTTCCAGCAGTGCCTCTCGCTCCACAACTCCAGCCACCCCCGCCCTCCTGGAGGCCACCTCTCGCTGA